In Ostrea edulis chromosome 4, xbOstEdul1.1, whole genome shotgun sequence, a single window of DNA contains:
- the LOC125672237 gene encoding glutathione peroxidase-like, whose product MAGAQRSLAVMAFLGVVCQALGTIVECQQPVSSRSSVYDFTAPDIYQTRNITLSEYRGKVLVITNLASFUGLTPMHYLGYNALKQKFSGKQFEVLGFPCDQFNLQEPGDTATEILNTIKYVRPGNGYVPNFQMFAKLEVNGENEHPLFTYLKKYCGPTQDEFEDDLFYKPLRVSDIRWNFEQFVINQQGKPVVRFSPEVNPLNLTTVISSLLPHSDNEFISNEIPEVL is encoded by the exons ATGGCGGGAGCTCAACGCTCCCTCGCCGTAATGGCGTTTTTAGGTGTCGTCTGCCAAGCTCTTGGAACCATAGTGGAATGTCAGCAGCCTGTCTCCTCTCGCAGTTCCGTCTATGATTTCACGGCTCCCGACATCTATCAAACGAGGAACATCACTTTGTCGGAGTATCGCGGCAAAGTTTTAGTCATCACAAACCTGGCGTCTTTCTGAGGTTTAACTCCCATGCACTACCTGGGGTACAATGCACTAAAACAGAAATTTTCCGGGAAACAGTTCGAAGTCTTGGGTTTTCCTTGCGATCAGTTTAACTTG CAAGAACCGGGAGACACAGCCACTGAAATTTTGAACACCATCAAGTATGTCAGACCTGGAAACGGATACGTTCCAAACTTCCAAATGTTTGCCAAACTGGAGGTCAATGGAGAGAATGAACATCCCCTGTTTACATATCTAAAG AAGTACTGCGGTCCGACACAGGACGAGTTTGAGGACGATTTATTCTACAAACCACTCCGTGTCAGCGATATCAGATGGAACTTTGAGCAGTTCGTCATCAACCAGCAGGGTAAACCGGTCGTGCGTTTCTCACCGGAAGTCAACCCCCTTAATCTCACCACAGTCATTTCATCGTTACTACCACATTCTGATAATGAATTTATCAGCAATGAAATTCCAGAAGTGCTGTAG